A single region of the Silene latifolia isolate original U9 population chromosome 8, ASM4854445v1, whole genome shotgun sequence genome encodes:
- the LOC141595110 gene encoding O-fucosyltransferase 7-like, with protein MGDFKRGNLAERDIEQASSANVVMVRLNLEVRKVIRAAKSDSRLENNHLPSDIQKLRYRGCYEALCFPPKIEAMGERMRSYGRYIALHLRYEQDMLTFSGCTHGLSPEEADIDKRTKRYCPLTPKEVGMFLSSLRYPSNTPIYITVGEIYGGESPIAYLQSRYPILMSKEKLASDEELTPFANHASQMAALDYIVSVENDVFILTHLGNMARAVEGHRRYLGHRKTISPDRKLVKGLSSSIVQSFRWPSAATGDGDASSV; from the exons ATGGGTGATTTTAAGAGAGGCAACCTCGCCGAAAGGGACATTGAGCAG GCTTCTTCTGCGAATGTTGTTATGGTTAGGTTGAACTTGGAAGTTAGAAAG GTTATTCGAGCTGCAAAATCTGATTCTCGTTTAGAAAACAATCATCTACCGTCCGACATCCAGAAGTTACGCTACCGTGGCTGCTATGAAGCTCTCTGTTTTCCTCCTAAGATTGAAGCTATGGGAGAG CGTATGAGGAGCTATGGCCGATATATTGCTTTGCACTTACGATATGAGCAAGACATGCTTACATTTAGTGGATGCACGCATGGGTTATCGCCTGAGGAAGCTGACATTGATAAG AGAACCAAAAGGTACTGCCCTTTAACTCCAAAGGAGGTCGGCATGTTTCTATCTTCACTGAGATATCCAtctaacacccccatatacattACTGTCGGAGAGATTTATGGAGGTGAATCTCCCATTGCGTATTTGCAGTCCCGTTATCCCATTTTGATGAGCAAG GAGAAATTAGCCTCTGATGAAGAACTCACGCCTTTTGCCAACCATGCTTCTCAAATGGCCGCACTTGATTACATTGTCTCTGTTGAAAATGATGTATTCATCCTGACACACTTGGGGAACATGGCAAGGGCTGTTGAAGGCCATCGTCGATATTTAGGGCATAGGAAAACAATTAGCCCTGACAG AAAACTGGTGAAGGGATTATCATCTTCGATAGTTCAGTCATTCAGGTGGCCGTCAGCTGCGACGGGTGATGGTGATGCTAGTAGTGTTTAA